Genomic segment of Budorcas taxicolor isolate Tak-1 chromosome 22, Takin1.1, whole genome shotgun sequence:
TTTATGGAAGATACTTTGTTTCAtgaccttctcttctctctcctcctgcctttggagTCCACTTGCTCAATGTGTTGACCTGCTACCAGAAAGAAGTTAGAGTTAGGCATGTATATGGGATAACTGCAGACAGGCTTGGCACTCTGAGAAGCCAAGTTAATTCCTTCCCTAGAATGTAAGGATTACTCCTCTGAGAGCAATCAACTGACTGACTCAGGAATTTTTCTCCACTGCCTATGAGCAGATTCGTTCCTACAAGGAAATCACTGGAACATCTTGTTCAGCCAAATCATTTCTTCTTCAACAAAGTCCAAGCCAGTTCTCACAATGCCAGGCTGTCCCTTGCTCACCCGGGACATTGTCTGGATAAATCATCTTAGTCTGAGTCAGCGGGGGGTGGGGCAGAACCTTCTGTCTTAGATAGAGGCTAATCACCCACATACCTCTGTGTGATCATCCTTGCCAACTCAGACCTATATTCATTTGACACTAGCTTCGTTTCAACCATTGAGCCCATCAGTTCAGGTTTGGTCTTAGAGCCAGCACCTCAGACTCAAATGTCCAGAACAGAACACTGCCTTTTCACAcatcctttgcttttcttcctgaTTCCTCAAGCCTTGAGTTGACATCACTCTCCTAGGTCAGGAAGCCTTCAAATCTATCTACTAACCAGCCCTAAAGGCTCTTTCTCTCTTGGGCCTTATCAGATGCCAGGATCTCCACCCATCTCTGCGGTTAACTCCAGGGATGAAGCCAGAGTTCCCCTCCTTATGCAAAAGTTGCCACTGAAgccaaaattaagtttaaaaaaaaaagaaaatgaaaaaaaaatcacacctacCATATAGCACTGGGAGCTATACTCAGTATCATATAAtctacagtggaaaagaatctgagaaggagtatatatatatctacatatttaCCTgtctatatatctgaatcacttcactgtatacctgaaactaacacattataaatcaactctgttcagtcgttcagtcatgtccaactcttggcagacccatgaactgcagcacgccaggcttccctgtccatcactaactccccgagcttgctcagactcatgtccattgagtcagtgatgtcatccaactgtctcatcctctgtcgtccccttctcctcccgccttcaatctttcccagcatcagggtcttttctaaggagtcagttcttcatatcaagtggccaaagtattggagcttcagcttcagcatcaattctacctcaataaaaaaaaaaaaaaaaaagataatgactATTTACaccatacaaaacaaaacaaagcttaaTCAGTTTTCCTAGGAAGAGTTTTATAGCCACTCCCTGCACAGGAACACTAGCTATCTATAAATAAACTGCATAGTTTACAGCATTCAAAAGTCACAGCCTTAGGGAGCTCCCAGGCTCTGTTTCTAGAGGCAAAGCTCACCACCCAGCCCCTTCCTCTGGCTGGATCCTCACCCCAGGAGTGGACAGGACTCACAGAATAGTTGAGCTGTCCTCTATCAAGAAGTGGTTTGCATTTCTAAGACTCTCCTGTTCCATGTCTCTGATCAAAGAGTGatcactttccattttcttggGTCTATTTTCTTAGCTAActagttttaaaatttagaataattCCTCCATCTCCCACAAAACTGCAAGCTCTATCCTGTATCCCTTCCTTTCCATTCCATCCCCATTGTCCTGGTTTAGGTTCTCTTAACATTAATAGGTTCACTAGTCTAGCTCATCCCTCTGCCCTCCTAACTGATCACTTGATCTCTGATATCATCCCAGCCTGATATTTCTGAAGCACATTTTCATTACGTGACTACTTTCActccatccaggtatgacctctCCTAAAATTTTCAGCAACTCCATTGCTTGCAGAACAAGGACAAGATTACTGAGCAAGGCTTCCACATTTGAGCCccaatctggagaaggcaatggcgacccactccagtactcttgcctggaaaatcccatggacagaggagcctggtgggctgcagtccatggggtctcgaagagtcggacacgactgagcgacttcactttcacttttcacttttcactttcatgcattggagaaggaaatggcaacccactccagtgttcttgcctggagaatcccagggacgggggagcctggtgggctgccgtctatggggtcgctcagagtcagatacgactgaagcgacttagcagcagagctgCCACTCCTACAGTCTCATAGTCTACATTCTGGCTATTGGAACAAGATCTAAGATTTCAAATCTATCTCTCTGTATGGAATACATTTTTACTTATCAAAGTCCTAGCAATCATTTACACAAAACCCTGCACACGGGTGTTCTATAGAAACTTTATTCATAACCAGGGAATCTCGGTTTGGGCTCTGACTAGGGGGTCCTTTCTCTCCTACCAGTGGAGTCGTGAAATATTACTGGCTTTTAATCTGTTTTCCAGATATAAGGAAACCTCTTCCTTCAAACTCATTATGACTCACAGCAACTTGGTAAATTGTAACTTTGTAGGTAAAATCGTGAGATCATTGAAATTTCACAAGATAGTCCTGTAAACATAGATTTCCATGTTAAAGAAGAGGAAAGCAACGTTTTACAGTCTACAGTAGAAAGCCTGacagcagagagagaggaaatgagatCACCAGAGCTGTCTTCAGTAGACATGGGTTTTAAAGACAATGAAATTCGTATCCTCCATGTGGAATCTATCAGTACTGGGGCTGTAGAAAATGGAAAGTTTTCACAGCCTTGTACCTCTTCAAAAGCAAGCATGTATGTCCCAGAAACACAGCGTTCACTGATCAATTCTACAGTTGAGAGCAGAGTGGCAGAAGTTCCTGGCAATCAAGATCAAGGCTTATTTTGTGAGAACACTGAAGGAAGTCATGCTCCAGTGAATGAGATTCAGGATCTAGAGGACGCTTTTTCCCAGAGGCACCAGTGCCCCCGGTGCCCTCGAGGGTTTCTTCATGTTGAGAACTATCTGTGCCACCTTAAGATGCATAAACTGTTCTTGTGCTTACATTGTGGGAAAACATTCACACAAAAGAAAAGTCTCAACAGGCACATTCGAGGGCACACGGGCATACGGCCCTTTCAGTGTTCTGTGTGCCTGAAGACATTTACTGCGAAAAGCACACTTCAGGACCACTTGAATATACACAGTGGGGATCGGCCATACAACTGCCACTGTTGTGACATGGATTTCAAGCACAAATCTGCCCTCAAAAAGCATTTAACCTCTCTCCATGGCAGAAGCAGTGGTGAAAAACTAGCCAGGCATGATCTGGAAAGGCAAAACCTACTGTAACTAGAACCACACCTTGTTATGTAAGCTGTATATCATTCTGTTGGGCAAGTCTTTCTATGGAAATGCAGCATTTGTAATATTGCATTTCCATCCCCATCTTTAGATCTTATGTTTGGTCTACCTACATGTGgtatgatttcactttcacttttcactttcatgcactggagaaggaaatggcaacccactccagtgttcttgcctggagaatcccagggacagaggagcctggtgggctgccgtctatggggtcacacagagttggacacgactgaagcaacacagcagcagcagcaggtaaaatTGAGACATTTATCTTTTCTGTGTACTGGATCCCTCCAGAAATTGGAAATTTAGGTTCCCAGTAGCTTTAAGGTGAATAAGAAAGATCACCACCTGACAGCTGCAGGAATCTCAAGAGATTTGGGGGAACCCGAAAAGAGATGAAGTCACCCAAATCTATAGAACCTGGAGGCAAAGCCCTGGGCATGGCTTTTGAGAGGCCTTTTAAAAGCTCAGTCTGAGCAAACAAATTAATCTTAATTTGGCTATATTTGGCAAAAAATGAAGgtaattttagagagaaaaagattATGTTTCAAAGGATATTAAATTCTAGTTTTCTTAGTTGGGGTCCGTATCTAAGACTCACCTCCCAGCTAATTCTTTGTTATGTTACACAATTGTAAAgtttaattgaattattaaaagatactttgtttctaaatttgtttctgaagcttatcacAATGATCTATCTTTGGATAAAAATCAGATGCCCCACAACCTGCAACCAGGAGATTACGCATACTGGAAAAGGGCATAATTTGAAGAAATGTCTCCATCCTAGCTAAAAGGACCCttactgggagaaggaaatggcaaccactccactgtttttgcctggagaaacctgtggacagagaagcctggcaggctatggtctatggtgttgcaaaagagtcggtcacgacttaGCTACTCAACAACAACTGGGTACTCTTCACTAGCTTATTATGAATTCCCAGTTAGAAAGGGCCACTGCCCTGGACTGGTCTATAGAAAGGACTACTGACCTGAAATGACACCCATATCAGTGGAAGAAGATAGCAGCGGTAGGGAGTTGAGCCCAAAACACGTACCAGGCCTGTAAGACCCATCCTCCCAACTCAATTGAACTGTTTCTCAAATGTTTGTCTCCCTGTAACATTAAGTggtattgctgctaagtcacttcaatcgtgcccaaccctcagcgaccccatggactgcagccttccaggctccaccatccatgggagtttccaggcaggagtgctggagtggggtgccattgccttctccgtgcctGGCGTACTTTCCTTCACCATAGCGTGGTGTCAGTCAGTTGGCTTTGCTGCACCATGGGGGCAAGTGGATGCAAGTTCAATTCAGCAACAAAACTAACTCTGCATAACATCATAATCCTGGATATATGTTATCCATTTGCACAAACCCAGAGAATGTACAACCACCAAGAGTGAACCTAATGTGAACTATGGACTTTAAGTGATAATGATGTACTGACTTTGGTTCATCAGCTGCAACAAATGGACCActcgggggtgggggagatgtTGATCTTGAGTGTGCTGTGCAATGTATGGGGTCAGAGCATATGGAAACATTGTACCCTCCTCTCTGCTTTGCTGTGAACTTGAAACTACTCTAAAATAAACAAAGTCTATTGAAAAAACAAACCTGAGCAATCCTTCAAGGCTCAGAAACAATGACGCTACTTCCCAAGCCTTCCTTGACATTCACTACCTGAAAAGCTTCCTCCCTGCTCTGTGCTCACAGCACTTGCACACACCTTCTCCAGAGCACTCACCTGTTATTTGTGTTACAGTAACatgtttgttaatggaggtctgtatctagtaagactcatctcttagatagttctttgctgttatgtgatattaatgtaaaatttaattgaattcttaaagaacaccctaagtttgtttctgaagctcatctcagtaatctatctttagATGAAGATCAGGTGCCTCATGACCTTCAACCAGGActagaaaaagacataatttaagggactgtctccaacctggatggaaggacttttttatcaggagaaactacactacaccaggatgagaagacggcaacatcagaggtagacagcttccccaagatgctggacctgattcgtatgatcatttatgttttcttgacttcttagacctttgcatataaatcaaatgcttttctatcataggcctgattctatgctagttttagaaatcaattCAATTTCTAAATTTTgtggtttgtggccaattacctgtgtctagttctgggttacctaggtaaatttctctactacaaGACTCttactggttggccctgagaaaatttacttttaaaaaaattatagtcatattaCTAAATGGGATCCGCACACtgggccaattaataatgcctgctctgactctggccataaatttgagctttttttctattactcaagctcaatcagagcaacgggaaaagtttcagcaaaggaggaaaaaatctcccacaattatgggatggatttatgTAGATAACACCAGGTTATGgtaatttaggtttaaagtctcctctgtgttggaaacaattaaatcatactaagggtaatcagtctagtaacactagaaaactgggctatgtgcctCATAGATGgtggtgccaatatataatttccctggaagataaagattctacagagtAAGAatgactaagtcagatgacctgagatatactgggctacatccaCATCTAcatctaatgggcttccctggtggctcaggggttaaagtgtctgcctggaacgcgggagacccgggtttgatccctgggtcgggaagatcccctggagaaggaaatggcagcccactccagtactcttgcctggagaatctcatggagggaggagcctggtaggctacagtccatggggtcgcaaagagtcagacatgacttcactttcactttcaacatgttctccaagccaggctttagcaatatgtgaatgatgaacttccagatgttcaagctggttttagaaaaggcagaggaaccagagatcaagttgccaacatctgctggatcctggaaaaagcaagagagttccagaaaaacatctatttctgctttattgactatgccaaagcctttgactgtgtggatcacaataaactgtagaaaattctgaaagagatgggaataccagaccacctgacctgactcttgagaaacctatatgcaggtcaggaagcaacagttagaactggacatggaacaacagactggttccaaataggaaaaggagtacgtcaaggctgtgtattgtcaccctgcttatttaacttatatgcagagtacatcatgagaaacactggactggaagaagcacaagctggaatcaagattgctgggagaaatatcaataacctcagatatgcagatgacaccactcttatggcagaaagtgaagaggagctaaaaagcctcttgatgaaagtgaaagaggagagtgaaaaattggcttaaagctcaacattcagaaaatgaagatcatggcatctggtcccatcacttcatgggaaatagatgaggaaacagtggaaacagtgtcagagtttattttggggggctccaaaatcactgcagatggtgactgcagccatgaaattaaaagatgcttgctccttggaaggaaagttatgaccaacccagacaggatattaaaaagcagagacattactttgccaacaaaggtccatctagtcaaggctatggtttttcctgtggtcatgtatggatgtgagagttggactgtgaagaaggctgagtgctgaagaactgaatgttttgagctgtggtgctggagaagactcttgagagtcccttggactgctaggagatccaaccagtccattctaaaggagatcagccctaggtgttctttggaaggaatgatgctaaagctgaaactccagtactttggccacctcatgcaaagagttgactcattggaaaagactttaatgctgggagggattgggggcaggaggagaaggggacgacagaagatgagatggctggatggcatcaccaactagatggatataagtttgagtgaactccgggagttggtgagggacagggaggcctggtgtgctttgattcatgtggtcgcaaagagtcggacacgactgagagactgaactgaactgaacatgttcacatcctatttcctcttccaaaCCACAAACTCCAAAGGCCCAAGAAAGTACTATtgatttttcaaacatttatttgaCTGCTCCAGGTCCCAGTTTCAGCAGGTGGGATCCTCGTTGCCTTATGCACGATCCTTAGTTGAGGATCAGGATCCAggttccagaccagggatctagctgggacccctgcattgggagcaccaaGTCCCagctactgggccaccagggaaggccctgattTTTATGTCTTTCAATATCTAACACATTTCCTTACATAAATTTCCTTAAACACTATTTGTTAAGTCCTTTAATACACCAATGTTGAGTTTCATCAACAACTTTGTGTGTCAATAAATAGCTCTCAGTTCAACCTACAAACACTGGGACTTTTGCCAGGAATTATGTTAATCATTTCTCATATAACTGTACTCTCAGTCCAAAGGTTAATCtatacaaagataaacttaaataataataaatccaaGTACATTCCTGATAATGGTATGCTTATCTGGCATTTTACATAAGAACTGGTTCTTTTGTATTCCCCGAgtcagaggaggaaaggaaaccagACAGATGAGGAACAAATTCAAGGTCCCAGCAAATGAGGGATGAGATTAGATTTAGAATTTTGCAAGGTTGAAGGAAAGGTTCTTGCTGAGCTCCCTGGTGTGCCAGCTGATGAAGGTGCTAATTGATAAACAAGGTGATTTGACCAGCATCTTGCACATAACACTAAAGAAAGGTATCTAGCAGGCAGACGACTGTCCCAGCAGTGCTGGACGTACTGGGTGAGTTCTGGCCGAGTTCTGGCCCGGCATTCAGAGGAGCTGGGTGTTAGCTGGTCCTCACCCACTGAAAGGGCTTCAGGGGACACATTTACTCACCTGTCTGAGTCTCACTGCATCTCCAGAGAATGATGATAGCAGACTGAACATCAGATCGCTCTACTGCTGCGATCTGGAGCAATCCCTTCGCTTGATTAGATATTCTGAGTGACTTTGTTGCATCTGTGAGAAGTATGAAGGGAGACTAAAACTAACACagttgaaaaaaattaacaaagtgGGGAACAGAATAGGGAAGAAACAAAATGATCTCCACTCTTGGAGAGTCTGGAGAGCTGGGCTATAAAATCTGACCTTGATACAGGAAAGGGAAGAGGGCAGAAAATACTGGATTTCAGACTTTTATAAAACCTCCCTTATCTCATCTGATCTTCATAATAAGTACCCTAAGAGTTGTGTGAGATAAAGGGACAATGAGCAGGTTCATCTACAggtgaataaaatatttcaggaCCGCACCCCAACAataaagtccttgaacaaatctTGACAAGCCCCCTTCTGCACCTTTAGGCTCCTTTAATTTGTACTGGCTTGTTGCTGGTGCCGGCTTTACTCTGTGACTGCCTGGATTCCAGAAAGatgaagaatctaaaaataacaaataaaatatttgttagacTTATGACTTGAAGTTGATTGCTTCTTCCCGCTACCCTGACATGGGGACATAATGTGACAAAAGTGTTATTTTTGAAACATAAATTAGACAACCATTAGTGAGATGGAAGAGCTCTGGAAGAGAAGGGAGACAGAACTGTGACCAGGTAGGAGTTGTGGCAATTCCTGAAGGCTAGAGAAGGCAGTATAAAGAGAAGGAATTGGGTCTTGGTGATAACTGGATTATAGGAGATGAAGGAAAAATATTCAGATTCCACTGTTATCTATTGAGCAttgattatatttcttattttacagtTGGGTAGGTACTTTCACATGCCCATTTAATTTGCTCTTCAGAATGACCCAGCAGAAATAAGTTTTATAAGAGATATAAGAGGAAATCACCATGGTCCATGGCTAGGAAATGATAGAATTTGAATCTAGATGTCTTAACTCCAAGTTCCATGTTCTTTTCAACACATTACGgatctatgggacttccctggtggtccagtggtcaggcatctgcctgccagtgcagaggacatgggttctatccctgatcccagaagatcccacatgcctcatggcaactaggtccatgtgccacaactactgagcaatCTGGaggccacatgccacaactgctgagcctgtgtgctgtgaCCACTGAAACCCACGCAGCCTAGAGCCCATTCTCAGTAACATAAGAAGTCCATGcattgcaacaagagaaagccctcacatGCACAGAAgcaaagacctagtgcagccaaaaataaaaaacaaaacaaataaatttttataaaaagaccTTATGGATCTAGAGAAGCAGGATTTACAGAAATGGCATAGCTGGAGGAACAGCTCACAAAAGGGACGCATGCTGGGTTTGATTCTGGATCCATGAATGTGAGCCCTGGTGTGACATCCTGGAGATGTTCCGTGCTGACCTGGCTCACAGTCTTGCTTTCCATCCCCACTCACTTAGATGCAGCCCCTCCCCAGAGCCCAGGCCCCCACTGCACCTCTTCGCCAGGTCACCCTGGATTCAGCCATTTCAAACAACTGCTCCAACCAGTTCCCATGACTGCTGAGCCTCCCAGGTTTGCAGTTTTCTCATTcccattcacttcagttcagttgctcagtcgtgtccaactctgaaaccccatggactgcagcatgccaggcttccctgtccatcaccaaaactgagagcttgctcaaactcatgtccattgatttggcgatgccatccaaccatctcatcccctgtcatccccttctcttcctgccctcagtctttcccagcattaggatctttttccaaagagccagttctttgcatcaggtggccaaagtattggagtttcagcttcagcatcagtccttccaatgaatatccaggactgatctcctttaggatggactggttggatctccttgcagtccaagggactctcaagagtcttctccaacaccacagttcaaaagcatcaattctttggtgctcagctttctttatagtccaactctcacatccatacatgaccactggaaaaaccatagctttgactagatggacctttgtcagcaaagtaatgtcctgtTACATATGCTTTGACTTTCTGGAAATGTTGGTCCCTTGATCTTTCtaacttatttttcctttactttttcttgGTGCTTCCATCTCTTCAAATGGCCCCAGACTCCTTGGCTGATCATTTAGATCCTGCTCTTACCAGCACCTTTTATTCCCTTGCACCCTCTTCCTCTGTAGCATCTCAAACAACACTTCAAGCCTGGCTCAGTGTTACAATCTGCTTTCCTGCTTTCTTAATTACTAGAGAAAAATGTCTCAATCTTGCAGAGAACATTACAAATCCTCCAGCTTCAGCTGGACCCTCAGCAACTACCTCAATCCTTTCCCTGCCTGGTTTCCCTGTcaactgttgttgttatttagtcactaagttgtttcaaactcttttgtgacccgttggactgcagcccgccaggctcctctgtccatgggatttcccaggcaagaataactggagtgggttgtgatttccttctccaggggatcttcctggcccagagatcaaacccaagtctcctgcattggcaggtggatttttcactgCTGAGTCACCGAGGAAGCCCCTCCTTCTCTCTTGCCCCCTGTGTTACAGAGAAAACCTTAAGAGCGCCGTGCACGCTCTCCCTGTCACCCTCCCACCTAGAAATGTATCAACACCCACTCCCTTCCTTACTGTGCTTCCTCCCATGACAGAGAATGGACTGTCCCTTCTGTCCAAGGCCAggccccagcctcctctgctcCCTCACAAGCTACACACCATCTCTCTTCCCCTGCCGGCTCCTTTCTTTCAGCTTCTAAACATGCTCCAGCGTCTCCTCCTagacctcccctgcccccaccgccCCCTTAGCTGTTGCCCAACTTCTCCGCTGCTCACCCAGACTGCTCGAGAGTCAGTCTCCACCGCCTCACCTCACACTTGCCCCTCAACCTGCTACAGCCTGACTTTCACCTCCAACCAGCTTATAAAACAACGTTCTGAATTGAGAGAGTTTTTATCTTCCTGGACCTCTCTGctctattctgtgtgtgtgtgtgtggccaaacACTCGTAAAATGTACTGTCTTACCATCTTTACATGTgtagttcagtagtgttaagtatatgCACAGTATTGTGCAAGTATTGTGCAaccatcttgtaaaactgaaactctgtaacCGTGAAACAACTCCCCATTCTCcgcagcctctggcaaccactattccatttcatttctttaagtcTGACAACTCTGGAGAATGTATataagtgtctgtgtgtgtgtgacttatttcacttagcataatgttctcagaGTTCATCCATGCTATAGGatctgtcagaatttcctttctatTTAAGGCTGAATACCATTTcattgtgggtttccctggtagctcagatggtaaagaatctgcctgcaatcacaggagacctgggttaaatcccagggttgggaagatcccctggaggagggcatggcaacccactccagcattcttgcctggaggaccccatggacagaggcgcctggtgggctacagtccatggggtcgcaaagacttggacatgactgagcaactaagcacagcacaggacacGATTTCATTGTATGGAGAGACCACGttttcttgatccattcatctgttgatggacatttcggtTGCTTCCACCCTAGACTACTGTTTGCTGCAAATACAGGTATAAAAATCTCTCTCTGAGACTCTGCTCCATTCTTTCCATGCCCAGAGAAGCAGGGTTGCTAGATCAGATCATCTGCTCCATGTTTAAAGCctgtcctttcctccttcctgaagCTCTCTGCTACTCTCTTTCTGTGAGACATCGTCCTTGTTCTCACATCCAGTTCTTTGAACTCTTCTTTCTCCGTTTCCTTTCTGGCTCTCCCTCTGCCTGCCCTCGGGGTCTGCAC
This window contains:
- the LOC128067373 gene encoding zinc finger and BTB domain-containing protein 6-like, whose translation is MTLVRQLMTNFKMTIIEISQDSPVNIDFHVKEEESNVLQSTVESLTAEREEMRSPELSSVDMGFKDNEIRILHVESISTGAVENGKFSQPCTSSKASMYVPETQRSLINSTVESRVAEVPGNQDQGLFCENTEGSHAPVNEIQDLEDAFSQRHQCPRCPRGFLHVENYLCHLKMHKLFLCLHCGKTFTQKKSLNRHIRGHTGIRPFQCSVCLKTFTAKSTLQDHLNIHSGDRPYNCHCCDMDFKHKSALKKHLTSLHGRSSGEKLARHDLERQNLL